In a genomic window of Nostoc sp. UHCC 0870:
- a CDS encoding MFS transporter has product MKAFHTFDANLRRNLLTLFTAGLLFWSSTAMFLPTLPVYMESIGSSKQEIGIVMGGFAIGLLLFRPILGRLADQYGRKLLLLIGTTVAVLAPFGYLAFTSIPMLMLVRIFHGISVAAFTTGYSALVADLAPIAIRGEIISYMSLTAPLGLAIGPALGGYLEAETGYSSLFLLSAAFASIGLLSAAQVINPPVQKYEQNTGSNQKFWQILISPRVRVPALVMLLVGVSVGAVHVFVSLFIKSTQVDFNAGLFFTIAAIASFSFRLFTGKASDRFGRGLFITFGISAYTLACLILWQANSTYAFILAALAEGCGGGTVMSMITTLMTDRSLPHERGRMFALCIAGFDLGLAIAAPLLGFVAEKFGYQTMFGYSAGLTFLGLLIFLTLSSKNLSQSLRFALGRTEDTYSLNNGE; this is encoded by the coding sequence TTGAAAGCTTTTCATACCTTTGACGCAAATCTAAGACGTAACCTGCTGACTCTATTTACAGCAGGTTTATTATTCTGGTCTAGTACGGCGATGTTTTTGCCCACACTACCTGTTTACATGGAAAGTATAGGTAGCAGCAAGCAAGAAATTGGCATTGTCATGGGAGGTTTCGCCATTGGGTTGTTGCTGTTTCGTCCCATCTTAGGACGGTTGGCGGATCAATATGGTCGTAAGTTGCTGTTATTGATTGGTACAACAGTAGCCGTTTTAGCTCCCTTTGGCTATTTGGCGTTTACATCAATTCCTATGTTGATGTTGGTGCGAATCTTTCATGGTATTAGCGTTGCTGCTTTTACTACAGGCTATAGTGCATTGGTAGCAGATTTAGCCCCTATTGCTATTCGTGGCGAAATCATTAGTTATATGAGTTTAACTGCTCCTCTAGGCTTGGCAATTGGGCCGGCTTTGGGGGGATATTTAGAAGCTGAAACTGGTTACTCATCATTATTTCTGCTATCTGCGGCATTTGCTTCTATAGGGCTTTTAAGTGCGGCACAAGTTATCAATCCACCAGTACAGAAATATGAGCAAAATACGGGTAGCAATCAGAAATTTTGGCAAATTTTGATCAGTCCACGGGTGAGAGTACCAGCTTTAGTTATGTTGCTGGTTGGTGTCTCTGTCGGTGCTGTACACGTATTTGTATCGCTGTTCATCAAATCAACTCAGGTGGATTTTAACGCTGGGTTATTTTTTACAATTGCGGCGATCGCTAGTTTTAGTTTTCGATTATTTACAGGTAAAGCTAGCGATCGCTTTGGCCGTGGTTTGTTTATTACCTTTGGGATTAGTGCCTATACACTAGCCTGTCTCATCTTGTGGCAAGCTAACAGCACCTATGCTTTCATTTTGGCAGCCTTAGCTGAAGGGTGTGGCGGTGGTACAGTCATGTCCATGATTACTACGTTGATGACAGACCGTTCCTTACCACACGAACGAGGACGGATGTTTGCTCTTTGTATCGCTGGCTTTGATTTAGGACTGGCGATCGCAGCTCCCCTGTTAGGATTTGTAGCTGAAAAATTTGGCTATCAAACTATGTTTGGCTACAGTGCCGGTTTGACCTTCTTAGGACTCCTCATCTTCCTTACCCTATCCAGCAAAAATTTATCCCAATCCCTACGTTTCGCTTTAGGTCGCACTGAAGATACCTATTCGTTGAATAATGGGGAGTAG
- the moaC gene encoding cyclic pyranopterin monophosphate synthase MoaC, producing the protein MQDNFQKNSPNLTHLDNQGQAQMVDVSAKASTVRQAVAAGQVRMLPETLAAIQAGNTPKGDVLATARIAGIMAAKQTANLIPLCHPLPLQKVTVEITPDSELPGYQIQATVKTKAETGVEMEALTAVSIAALTLYDMAKALEKSMQIESIRLISKIGGKSGDYINHSGT; encoded by the coding sequence ATGCAAGACAATTTTCAAAAAAATTCTCCAAACCTTACTCACCTTGATAACCAGGGTCAGGCACAGATGGTAGATGTCTCAGCTAAAGCCTCTACTGTCAGGCAAGCTGTCGCGGCTGGCCAGGTGCGGATGCTACCAGAAACCTTAGCGGCTATTCAAGCTGGGAATACTCCTAAAGGGGATGTTTTAGCGACTGCGCGGATAGCTGGGATTATGGCAGCTAAACAGACTGCTAATTTGATTCCTCTGTGTCACCCCTTACCACTGCAAAAAGTCACCGTCGAAATTACACCTGATTCTGAACTCCCTGGTTATCAAATTCAGGCTACAGTCAAAACTAAAGCTGAAACAGGCGTAGAAATGGAAGCTTTAACGGCTGTTTCTATTGCTGCTTTGACTTTGTACGATATGGCCAAAGCCTTAGAAAAATCCATGCAAATTGAATCGATTCGATTAATCAGTAAAATCGGCGGAAAATCAGGAGATTATATCAATCATAGTGGGACGTAA
- a CDS encoding DUF3181 family protein, producing the protein MAKTNTTELLEALAAEIGDSIYLDIAKWHLYLSNAKLHTVIAEQLYPLITSKAVTEDRVIQVLESIPVKIGGGRRELPLLDLLPLQCQVNLVDILERYQREI; encoded by the coding sequence ATGGCTAAGACTAACACCACAGAATTACTAGAAGCCCTAGCAGCTGAAATTGGTGACAGTATTTATTTAGATATTGCTAAATGGCATCTCTATCTATCTAATGCCAAGCTGCATACCGTCATTGCTGAACAGTTATATCCTTTAATTACTTCCAAGGCTGTCACTGAAGACCGAGTAATACAAGTGTTGGAATCTATCCCGGTAAAAATTGGCGGTGGTAGGAGAGAACTGCCTTTGCTCGATTTATTACCTCTGCAATGTCAAGTTAACTTGGTAGATATTTTAGAGAGATATCAACGCGAGATATAA
- a CDS encoding acetyltransferase, with the protein MFLQIKNSQDLVKILDLQELIDPNLDIVHGQDQEGQEEQEPDTFKKENLVFPSGEGLPRCWLDANYRMAKAS; encoded by the coding sequence ATGTTTTTACAAATCAAAAATAGCCAAGATTTAGTCAAAATTCTTGATCTTCAAGAATTAATCGATCCAAATTTAGATATAGTTCATGGACAAGACCAAGAAGGTCAAGAAGAACAAGAACCTGATACTTTTAAAAAAGAAAATCTTGTCTTCCCTTCTGGAGAAGGTCTACCACGTTGTTGGTTAGATGCAAATTATAGAATGGCTAAAGCTTCTTGA
- a CDS encoding ABA4-like family protein — protein MNITQLFNVANLFVLPFWALMILLPNWKVTRRVMESYIPFVPLAGAYLYLFITSITPENAQALSNPQLADIARFFADETAAATGWIHFLVMDLFVGRFIYREGQKTGIWTIHSLILCLFAGPLGVLSHIFTVWITKAISPQSETELSVES, from the coding sequence ATGAACATCACGCAATTATTCAACGTTGCTAATCTTTTTGTGTTGCCTTTTTGGGCTTTAATGATTCTTCTCCCCAACTGGAAAGTAACACGCCGAGTCATGGAATCATACATTCCATTTGTACCTTTAGCTGGGGCATATTTATATCTATTTATTACTAGTATTACCCCAGAAAATGCCCAAGCTTTATCTAATCCACAACTAGCTGATATTGCGCGATTCTTTGCTGATGAAACAGCTGCGGCGACAGGTTGGATTCATTTTTTAGTGATGGATTTATTTGTCGGTAGGTTTATATATCGGGAAGGACAGAAAACTGGAATTTGGACAATTCATTCTCTAATACTGTGTTTATTTGCCGGCCCTTTGGGAGTGCTATCTCACATTTTCACAGTTTGGATTACTAAAGCCATATCTCCCCAATCTGAAACTGAATTAAGTGTTGAGTCCTGA